In Pelomonas sp. SE-A7, one genomic interval encodes:
- a CDS encoding type 4a pilus biogenesis protein PilO — MASKNINIDVNAWFEGVAEQFRGLNPNEPGQWPVLPKLAAFITVVALVCVAGWMLALSDAQTGLDAAKDEEPKLRDQYLAKLKQAVNLPELRKQKSQVEEYVLQLEKQLPNKAEMDALLSDINQAGLGRGLQFELFRPGQEVMKDYYAEKPISLRVSGRYHDIGSFAADVANLSRIVTLHNLAVVVPAPTKDQQSGNLSMEATARTYRYLDAAEVAEQKRAAAKAAKK; from the coding sequence ATGGCAAGCAAGAACATCAATATTGACGTCAATGCCTGGTTCGAAGGTGTCGCGGAGCAGTTCCGCGGCCTCAATCCGAACGAACCGGGTCAATGGCCGGTGCTGCCCAAGCTGGCGGCCTTCATCACCGTCGTCGCGCTGGTCTGCGTTGCAGGCTGGATGCTCGCGCTGTCCGATGCGCAGACCGGGCTCGATGCGGCCAAGGACGAAGAACCCAAGTTGCGCGATCAATATCTGGCCAAACTGAAACAGGCAGTGAACCTGCCCGAGCTGCGCAAGCAGAAGAGCCAGGTCGAGGAATACGTGCTGCAGCTCGAGAAGCAACTGCCGAACAAGGCCGAGATGGACGCCCTGCTGTCCGACATCAACCAGGCCGGCCTGGGGCGCGGCCTGCAGTTCGAGCTGTTCAGGCCTGGTCAGGAAGTCATGAAGGACTACTACGCCGAAAAGCCGATCAGCCTGCGCGTCTCGGGCCGCTATCACGACATAGGTTCGTTCGCGGCCGACGTCGCCAACCTGTCGCGCATCGTGACCCTTCACAACCTGGCGGTGGTCGTGCCTGCGCCGACCAAGGATCAGCAGAGCGGCAATCTGAGCATGGAAGCGACGGCGCGGACCTACCGCTATCTGGATGCCGCCGAGGTGGCTGAGCAGAAGCGTGCCGCGGCCAAGGCGGCGAAGAAGTGA